In a single window of the Canis lupus dingo isolate Sandy chromosome 18, ASM325472v2, whole genome shotgun sequence genome:
- the PRKAR2B gene encoding cAMP-dependent protein kinase type II-beta regulatory subunit isoform X3, whose amino-acid sequence MRKRANAPVINRFTRRASGYIYCMFPDGRMSIFIFIVCAEAYNPDEEEDDAESRIIHPKTDDQRNRLQEACKDILLFKNLDPEQMSQVLDAMFEKLVKEGEHVIDQGDDGDNFYVIDRGTFDIYVKCDGVGRCVGNYDNRGSFGELALMYNTPRAATITATSPGALWGLDRVTFRRIIVKNNAKKRKMYESFIESLPFLKSLEVSERLKVVDVIGTKVYNDGEQIIAQGDSADSFFIVESGEVKITMKRKGKSEVEEDGAVEIARCSRGQYFGELALVTNKPRAASAHAIGTVKCLAMDVQAFERLLGPCMEIMKRNIATYEEQLVALFGTNMDIVEPTA is encoded by the exons GGTATATTTATTGTATGTTTCCTGATGGAAgaatgtccatttttatttttatagtatgtgCAGAAGCTTATAATCCtgatgaagaagaagatgatgCAGAGTCCAGG ATTATACACCCCAAAACTGATGATCAAAGAAATCGATTGCAAGAGGCTTGCAAAGATATCCTGCTGTTTAAGAACCTCGATCCG gaacagaTGTCTCAAGTGTTAGATGCCATGTTTGAAAAACTGGTCAAAGAAGGAGAGCATGTAATTGATCAAGGCGATGATGGTGACAACTTTTACGTGATCGATAG AGGAACATTTGATATCTATGTGAAATGCGATGGTGTTGGAAGGTGTGTGGGTAACTACGATAATCGTGGGAGTTTTGGTGAACTGGCCTTAATGTACAATACGCCCAGAGCGGCTACAATCACTGCTACCTCTCCTGGTGCTCTGTGGGGTTTG GACAGGGTAACCTTCAGGAGaataattgtaaaaaataatgccaaaaagagaaaaatgtatgaaagCTTTATCGAGTCACTGCCATTCCTTAAATCTTTGGAA gtTTCTGAGCGCCTGAAAGTGGTAGATGTGATAGGCACCAAAGTATACAACGATGGGGAACAAATCATTGCTCAG GGAGACTCGGCGGATTCTTTTTTCATCGTAGAATCTGGCGAAGTGAAAATCACTATGAAAAGGAAG GGGAAGTCAGAGGTGGAAGAGGACGGCGCCGTGGAAATCGCTCGGTGTTCCCGGGGACAGTACTTCGGAGAACTGGCTCTGGTCACTAACAAACCTCGAGCAGCTTCCGCACACGCCATCGGGACTGTCAAATGTTTAG CCATGGATGTGCAGGCATTTGAAAGGCTTTTGGGACCTTGCATGGAAATTATGAAAAGGAACATTGCCACCTATGAAGAACAATTAGTTGCCCTGTTTGGAACTAACATGGATATTGTTGAACCCACTGCATGA
- the PRKAR2B gene encoding cAMP-dependent protein kinase type II-beta regulatory subunit isoform X5, whose amino-acid sequence MRKRANAPVINRFTRRASVCAEAYNPDEEEDDAESRIIHPKTDDQRNRLQEACKDILLFKNLDPEQMSQVLDAMFEKLVKEGEHVIDQGDDGDNFYVIDRGTFDIYVKCDGVGRCVGNYDNRGSFGELALMYNTPRAATITATSPGALWGLDRVTFRRIIVKNNAKKRKMYESFIESLPFLKSLEVSERLKVVDVIGTKVYNDGEQIIAQGDSADSFFIVESGEVKITMKRKGKSEVEEDGAVEIARCSRGQYFGELALVTNKPRAASAHAIGTVKCLAMDVQAFERLLGPCMEIMKRNIATYEEQLVALFGTNMDIVEPTA is encoded by the exons tatgtgCAGAAGCTTATAATCCtgatgaagaagaagatgatgCAGAGTCCAGG ATTATACACCCCAAAACTGATGATCAAAGAAATCGATTGCAAGAGGCTTGCAAAGATATCCTGCTGTTTAAGAACCTCGATCCG gaacagaTGTCTCAAGTGTTAGATGCCATGTTTGAAAAACTGGTCAAAGAAGGAGAGCATGTAATTGATCAAGGCGATGATGGTGACAACTTTTACGTGATCGATAG AGGAACATTTGATATCTATGTGAAATGCGATGGTGTTGGAAGGTGTGTGGGTAACTACGATAATCGTGGGAGTTTTGGTGAACTGGCCTTAATGTACAATACGCCCAGAGCGGCTACAATCACTGCTACCTCTCCTGGTGCTCTGTGGGGTTTG GACAGGGTAACCTTCAGGAGaataattgtaaaaaataatgccaaaaagagaaaaatgtatgaaagCTTTATCGAGTCACTGCCATTCCTTAAATCTTTGGAA gtTTCTGAGCGCCTGAAAGTGGTAGATGTGATAGGCACCAAAGTATACAACGATGGGGAACAAATCATTGCTCAG GGAGACTCGGCGGATTCTTTTTTCATCGTAGAATCTGGCGAAGTGAAAATCACTATGAAAAGGAAG GGGAAGTCAGAGGTGGAAGAGGACGGCGCCGTGGAAATCGCTCGGTGTTCCCGGGGACAGTACTTCGGAGAACTGGCTCTGGTCACTAACAAACCTCGAGCAGCTTCCGCACACGCCATCGGGACTGTCAAATGTTTAG CCATGGATGTGCAGGCATTTGAAAGGCTTTTGGGACCTTGCATGGAAATTATGAAAAGGAACATTGCCACCTATGAAGAACAATTAGTTGCCCTGTTTGGAACTAACATGGATATTGTTGAACCCACTGCATGA
- the PRKAR2B gene encoding cAMP-dependent protein kinase type II-beta regulatory subunit isoform X4, with product MSKHGYSHQSHTWALTLVSPTFVIRILLSLNLLSLCAEAYNPDEEEDDAESRIIHPKTDDQRNRLQEACKDILLFKNLDPEQMSQVLDAMFEKLVKEGEHVIDQGDDGDNFYVIDRGTFDIYVKCDGVGRCVGNYDNRGSFGELALMYNTPRAATITATSPGALWGLDRVTFRRIIVKNNAKKRKMYESFIESLPFLKSLEVSERLKVVDVIGTKVYNDGEQIIAQGDSADSFFIVESGEVKITMKRKGKSEVEEDGAVEIARCSRGQYFGELALVTNKPRAASAHAIGTVKCLAMDVQAFERLLGPCMEIMKRNIATYEEQLVALFGTNMDIVEPTA from the exons tatgtgCAGAAGCTTATAATCCtgatgaagaagaagatgatgCAGAGTCCAGG ATTATACACCCCAAAACTGATGATCAAAGAAATCGATTGCAAGAGGCTTGCAAAGATATCCTGCTGTTTAAGAACCTCGATCCG gaacagaTGTCTCAAGTGTTAGATGCCATGTTTGAAAAACTGGTCAAAGAAGGAGAGCATGTAATTGATCAAGGCGATGATGGTGACAACTTTTACGTGATCGATAG AGGAACATTTGATATCTATGTGAAATGCGATGGTGTTGGAAGGTGTGTGGGTAACTACGATAATCGTGGGAGTTTTGGTGAACTGGCCTTAATGTACAATACGCCCAGAGCGGCTACAATCACTGCTACCTCTCCTGGTGCTCTGTGGGGTTTG GACAGGGTAACCTTCAGGAGaataattgtaaaaaataatgccaaaaagagaaaaatgtatgaaagCTTTATCGAGTCACTGCCATTCCTTAAATCTTTGGAA gtTTCTGAGCGCCTGAAAGTGGTAGATGTGATAGGCACCAAAGTATACAACGATGGGGAACAAATCATTGCTCAG GGAGACTCGGCGGATTCTTTTTTCATCGTAGAATCTGGCGAAGTGAAAATCACTATGAAAAGGAAG GGGAAGTCAGAGGTGGAAGAGGACGGCGCCGTGGAAATCGCTCGGTGTTCCCGGGGACAGTACTTCGGAGAACTGGCTCTGGTCACTAACAAACCTCGAGCAGCTTCCGCACACGCCATCGGGACTGTCAAATGTTTAG CCATGGATGTGCAGGCATTTGAAAGGCTTTTGGGACCTTGCATGGAAATTATGAAAAGGAACATTGCCACCTATGAAGAACAATTAGTTGCCCTGTTTGGAACTAACATGGATATTGTTGAACCCACTGCATGA